ggaaaaaaaatgtaccaATAACATagtacaaaatattacatatgaatcaataaaaaaaaaaataattaagtgaaccaacatattataatataataagaataaaagataaaaatgtacTGGCTTGACTCTCTTACACATTGCAATGTCCCCAGTGGAGTCGCCAAGctgtcgcgacgtgatcgctacgcggagcggccgacctccccgtttatttaattttaataaatagttttgaagtcgccaccaaccatattaaggtgtgattggtcacccaaaaaaaagaaaaaaaaaatggtctgcgtacattcagagatttaagttcgggagtcagttgtgtgtagggaaggtgttagcaccctacaacacccaaaaaatggttacccaattttatcttttaaattaaattatagaggttcacaaaacaaagtttttatttaggttttgtttaaatgtcccatgtttatcaattcatatcgaagaaagtaaaacctaagcatgaattgatgattatgggtggcataggagccattagaaaaattaagtttatttttgttttaaaagatttttattcaccttaagaatattaagataccaaaacttgatattttaatctctatcataggtgtttaatgaaaaatttcatatatctagaattaataaattcatagaaaatactactcagtctcatttaaaatatgaaatgtgttaatttaaaaaaaacaatctattaattaaatttcaaacggaaaaatttcatgtatttatggattttaaattataaaatccataaaaaaacaatactttttctccaatttacattattatatttaaataaaaaataataataacaatggcaaaacattatgaaatttgaaaaatacttagaagtaatatgctgagataaaataaatacattgataatatatgcaaaatgtaaaagatattaatgtaggatgcaagataattaattaatacaacacatgcaacataattaattaaatcaaaatgatgcaaaataattgattaatgcaggatgcaaaataattgattaatgcaggatgcaaaataattgattaatgcataattaaacgagggccaaattgatatcaaataataactAACAGTTGAATACCAAAGTAGGTTTGGcccaatatgcaaataaataatattgcaaataaataatcacaccaaaatgaatatcaaataattatagccacatatgcatactgattaattaatacatcatgcaaataattagaatgagggagtgaaaatgtcacatacaagttgctaattaattaataggccaaatgaaaaatggttgttgccaaatattaattatatcatgcataattattaacatggataaTATATGGATAGCAGTAATTATTAACGGAGTATGCCATATGGATACATgtataaagtaattaacaaagacTGTAAAATTGatgccaatgaagaatgagtattaccaaatacaagatgttaattgattaattatgcataattattaaagcaTGTTATATGGAcataagtaattaactgtaaaatgggtgccaataaagaatgagtattaccaaatacagaaggctaattgattaattatgcataattattaaggcatGTCATATGGATATATagtaattaactgtaaaatgggtgtcaatgaagaatgagtatccaaatacaaatatatgatgctaattaattaaaaagaaattaacacagaatggatgcctagtaataaaagaaaattaacacagaatggatgcccaataataaaagaaaattaacacagaatggatacccaacaattaaaaagaaattaacacagaattgatacccaatatttaaaaagaaattaacacatgAATGGATacccaatatttaaaaagaaattataaaaaatttaatatagaatggAAGGTAGAATGCTCAGTATtaagaaagatacaaataataaaattaacatgttaaatgatggtaaaatgatgaacacgatagttcataattaaaagcagtatatcaaacaaaaaaaaatcattaaacaagaataagaataaaaaagaggaaaaagaaaaaaaacttaccagcAGGTCTGCCCTTCaatgccaaaggttattccttttgatcttctttcactcttcacctctttctaaatcctccaataataaaaaaaaacatcctCCTCCTTTCTGAATCgtctccttctctttttatatggAAATGTCTCCTTTTTAGATAGAAGTGAAGTAGGTTTAGATAGTGAAATGGAATATAGAGAAATgtggaagagtgggagaacgtgagagattggggaagaaggtggaagagtgggagaacgtgagagattggggaagaaggtggaagagtgggagaacgtgagagattgggagaaagtgggaggGTTGTGACTCAGTAAAACAggggatggttgagaaaaacagggagaagaaaaacaaaatctttacttttaaatttaattttaaatatgtttttatttttgtttttgttttaaaacataaatttaaaaattaagattcaaattcaaattcaaattcaaattcaaattcaaattcaaatttaatttctttttctttttcttttttcttttataataaataaatataggacaaaatacggtatctacacacacaaacaacagatgaaaatgaaggagaagaagaagactaCAAGATTTATGTGGTTCGACCAAAGAATGCCTACATCCACGAAAATGATCAGTTCCTTGATATTTAAAGATAAGTACAATATTTttgcttgtttcttttttctatatctaCTGTAAAAAGAAGTGAATATAAAAACTTAGACTAAACTTTTTAGAGACACCTAAGTGTTTTAcatagaagagaaaataacaaaaaactgAAAAACTAATATTGTTGGAATTCAATTTCTACCGTATATTTCAAAAGACAGCACCTTCGTGTAATTTATTACACGCAATCCAGTAACAAAATGGAGTCTTAGTGATAGTATTCTTTATTCTACCATAAATGACATTTATAATACAATCTCAAGTTTGAGAGTTTAATTTGtctattttaaatctaaaaatttaaaagattgttTTAGCTCgataaaaattcaatcatttttctattttgaagcggaaacatttatttttatttataataatatatataggatAGTGGTCCAATTCcaacaataaaaatgtattaactctATTAACTAATTAGTGatttaaatgaagaaaaagtctctgaaactaaatataaattaaataccaAAATTGATCACATTTATTTCcgtaaagaagaaaaagtcttgaaactaaatatataattccaAAAATGTATATACCAAATTGGCTGCTAGAGTTGACCCCACGTGGACTCCATATTCTAAACTTTCAAGAAAGATTCAATACCACACATACATATCTATTCtatatttattcttaaaacaaaattggcCGGCTCCATTTTCTATTCACTCcctacaaaatttttaaaaatttcaatttctaatcTAATTCTTAATCTTTCTTTACCTCTTTATGATTTCTACCTTGTGTCTGATAATAACACACTATGTTTGATGATCAACTCAAATAATCATATAGTCatctaaaatgtaaaagacCACTTAGTTTAGCTGATACGAGTTACATTCTCCatctaattgttaaataaataggTAAGAGAGGAAATGCTTATAAAATGTGGTAagagaggaaaagaagaaaagcgggtgatcttaaaaaagaagatactattttgattttgataaagGATTTTGACATTTAGACATATGGGCGACGGCCGACAAATGCTTAAGCCTTCCCAACCATTTATTAATTCTGCTGTTCTTTCCAAATTAACCTCCAAATCTCCCCAACACCACTTTCTATTTATCATCAaatcattactttttttaacatattttaacATTATCTTATCCTTTTATTTCCCCCTAATTAACTTCTTAAAttcattctatttatttatttcttctatttaaattctttctatttatttccCCCTAATTAACTTCTTAacatattttaacatattagtttgtttgttttattatttttgaaagaaaccCTTGATAAGTGATAGGTTGACGCAATggaacaaatatattatttagacTGAATAATATTGAATTGATCTACTCCAtagttaatttcaattttcatatgtttgattttaatgtGGTAGTTTAATTGGTCATCACTTtcgtgaagaaaaaaaattaattagtgtgtcatattaatattgaaaacaCACGTACagtaattctaattaattagggGCTTAATAAGTTTGTGtagatgtaaaaaaaaaaaaacatttaaaaattgaaaaagaaaatagtgaagcactagaaataaaaaaagatgagaaaagcaaaataataataaaatgataaatgaaTTATCCGACCACCGACCACGTCATTTCCCAAGAAATCTAAAGTCAACCACATGGATCATCCTCTCATTTTAAACAACGATTATTCATTATCTTagttaacaaaaattaaacatttaacttttcaatttttgaatcaaaatcaaaatctttttcacatattaccaaaaaaaaaagaaaaaaaatccattcatatcaatttcacattttcttttgtcttctctCATTTCAACTACAAAAAATGTGTAAGGTTAATAATTTccatgaattttgttttttttttctctcttcagtTTGGAGTTCATCCACATTTATGCACAATAAACTTGgaagtttattgttttctttattttattgttatttacttACATTCTTTTCCCAAAAGTGATTCTGAtagcttcaaatttttttccactaatttaacaaaattgtaaaagaaaaaaaaagaatcatgtGTTTCAATTAACACACATTTTTTTACAGAGGTATGATAGACAAAGAATTTACAAGTAgattttttaacttataagtttaaaatgaaaatgaatagtAATACATTtagtttatagaaaaaaaaatgataatttaaaaaataaagaaaagaaacagacgatagtatatgaataaaaatttcataatgaaaTAATGATAAGAATAAGTTAGCCAATTGTAAGAAGAATAACATACCCTAcaaacttaaatataaaaaaaaaaaaacacacacacacacactattAAACTCATTCCAAATCGGCGGCTGTGTATATTGTAATTGCCGTCTTGGATTTTCCATTCTAATTTAACAACTCTATTTTCTCATCTAATCCCCGACTTaatctcattctttttcttcttcttctttatattaaattattattcttttttaattaaaggtcaaaatatcattttttttgaCATGTGTAGAATTAAGTAGGCCTATTTTCatgcattttattttaaactcgGGTAGGCTTTGTAATACACAGTATGTGGAACGCCGGaggtaaatataaaaagaagatattgaattgtttataaaatgttgGCCAGCGCCTGAAGCCAAGTTGGTTTAGGGGGAGAGGAccttttcttaattcaaaagACAAGTTGAAGTCAAAAACCAACAATCATAAGACAAACCCCAAAATACAacatttcttcctctcttaAAACCCCccctatttttatttctctccaTTACCCAAAAAGAcacacaaattttatataagaattttaaaaaaaagaacaaagtgatttctcttttatctctttcttctctccaactttgttcttctttccAACTCTGATTCTTCTGTTCTCCAATGGCGGTTTCCCCCCACTCTTTCCCACCGCGTAAACGCCGCCCCTCCGCCGCTGCCTTCGTCTCCCCCAAACTCTCCGCCCCAATCCTCCTCCAATCcctcctctccctctcccaGGAAATCTCTTCCACTAAACCCCTCAAATTCCTTCTCAACCGCTACTCCCTTTCCATGATCCGCAAATCCTTATTACTCGAAATTATCCTCCACGACCTCCTCCGCCGTCACCCGGTTCTCTCCCTCTCCCCCTCCGCTTCCCTCTGTCTCGAAGAAATGTACATCCTTTTACAAAGAATCAAAACCCTCCTCGAAGATTGTTCTAACGGAAGCAAGATCTGGCTACTCACTCAAAACCAATCCATCGCTAACAGTTTCCACGAACTCACTTTGGATTTATCCACTCTACTCGATATCTTCCCTGTGAAAGACGCTGCTTTAACCCAAGACGTTGAGGAATTGTTTTACCTCTTGAGAAATCAAACCTCTGAATCCAGCGTGTTCCTCGATCCAAGAGATGAAGCTCTCCGATTCAGAGTATTGAAGATGATCGATCGAATCAAAGACGAAATTGTTCCGGATTATTCCGAATTGTTAGAGATTTTTACCATGATTGATATTCGTGATTCCTCTAGCTGTAGAGAGGAAATCGAGAATCTCGAGGATGAAATTCAGAATCAAACCGATGAGAAATCGAGATCTGATGTGATTGCTTTGATCGGGTTAGTTCGTTACGCGAAATGCGTATTGTATGGAGCGTCGACGACGGCGGAATACGGTTTCCAACGGAAAGATTCGATTTCCGATATAGCTGTACCGGCGGATTTCAGGTGTCCGATTAGTTTGGATTTAATGCAAGACCCGGTTGTCGTGGCAACAGGACATACGTATGATCGTGCGGCGATTACGCTTTGGATTGAATCAGGACACAACACGTGTCCAAAGACAGGTCAGACCCTGGCCCACACGAACCTAATACCGAACCGGGCATTGAAAAATTTGATCGCGATGTGGTGCCGTCAAGAAAGAATTCCGTTTGATATAACGGAAAGCAACAAGGATAGAGTCAACGACGTTACGTTAAATAAAGCGGCGTTAGAAGCTATGAGAATGAC
This is a stretch of genomic DNA from Cucumis sativus cultivar 9930 chromosome 4, Cucumber_9930_V3, whole genome shotgun sequence. It encodes these proteins:
- the LOC101205143 gene encoding U-box domain-containing protein 16, translated to MAVSPHSFPPRKRRPSAAAFVSPKLSAPILLQSLLSLSQEISSTKPLKFLLNRYSLSMIRKSLLLEIILHDLLRRHPVLSLSPSASLCLEEMYILLQRIKTLLEDCSNGSKIWLLTQNQSIANSFHELTLDLSTLLDIFPVKDAALTQDVEELFYLLRNQTSESSVFLDPRDEALRFRVLKMIDRIKDEIVPDYSELLEIFTMIDIRDSSSCREEIENLEDEIQNQTDEKSRSDVIALIGLVRYAKCVLYGASTTAEYGFQRKDSISDIAVPADFRCPISLDLMQDPVVVATGHTYDRAAITLWIESGHNTCPKTGQTLAHTNLIPNRALKNLIAMWCRQERIPFDITESNKDRVNDVTLNKAALEAMRMTATFLVNKLATSVDSSVNDVVYELRVLAKTDPGSRGYIALAGALPLLVRYLNSENPILQVNAVTTVLNLSIFESNKSLIMETEGALIGVIEVLRSGATWEAKGNAAATIFSLSSIHSYRRRLGRKTRVIRGLLDLAKDGPISSKRDALVTILTLAGVRETVGRLIEGGVMETVSYLMNSLPEEAVTILEVVVRKGGFVAIASGFYLIKKLGVVLREGSDRSRESAAAALVTMCRQGGSEMVTELASMAGIERVIWELMGSGTMRGRRKAASLLRILRRWAAGLDGNGGAGGDSMTVTSSRMGGESTTFVSSSRGAIVHS